CTAAAATGACGCGATCTGAACTTTTCGCTGTGATGACAGGTGGCATGGCCTCTGTTGCAGGTAGTGTATTAGGTGGGTATGCAGGCTTAGGTGTAGAGCTGAAGTACCTGATCGCCGCCAGCTTTATGGCTGCGCCCGGCAGTTTAATGATGGCAAAATTATTGGTGCCAGAGATAGGCACTCCACACTTCCAGACCGATGTTGAGATGGATAAAAGTGAACATAGCAACTTAATTGATGCGTTAGCCTCTGGTGCGATGAATGGTATGCGCGTAGCGGTTGCCATCGGCACCATGTTAATTGCCTTTATCAGTGTGATAGCGATGTTTAATGCAGGTATTGGTGTGGTCGGCTTATGGTTTAATTTTGAAGGGGTTACTTTTCAAAGCCTACTCGGTTACCTTTTTGCTCCTATCGCCTTTATTATTGGCGTACCTGCTAATGAAATGCTGCAAGCAGGTGGTTTTATCGGTCAAAAAGTTATCCTCAACGAATTCGTTGCGTTTATGGATTTTGCGTCAGTAAAAGAGCAACTTTCCAATCATTCGCAAGTAATTATTACGTTCGCCTTATGTGGCTTTGCCAATATTGGCTCAATCGCTATCCAACTAGGCAGCATTGGTGTTATGGCGCCAGAGCGTCGTAAAGAGGTTGCAAACCTCGGCTTTAAAGCGGTACTTGCAGCAACACTTGCTAATTTAATGAGTGCTACGCTCGCCGGAATATTTATCAGCTTCTGATGGATATGACAGGTTAAAAGCGTTTTAGGTCATACA
The sequence above is a segment of the Psychromonas sp. CNPT3 genome. Coding sequences within it:
- a CDS encoding NupC/NupG family nucleoside CNT transporter, translated to MQLLISFVGILFLVFCGWICSENRQAIKWRTVIGAFFLQAGFAALVLYVPMGQQVLGAVSQGVASMLGFANEGISFLFGDLANTGFIFAIRVLPLIIFISALISMLYYLGIMQVVIKIIGGGLQKLLGISRAESLVATGNIFLSQGESPLLVKPFLSKMTRSELFAVMTGGMASVAGSVLGGYAGLGVELKYLIAASFMAAPGSLMMAKLLVPEIGTPHFQTDVEMDKSEHSNLIDALASGAMNGMRVAVAIGTMLIAFISVIAMFNAGIGVVGLWFNFEGVTFQSLLGYLFAPIAFIIGVPANEMLQAGGFIGQKVILNEFVAFMDFASVKEQLSNHSQVIITFALCGFANIGSIAIQLGSIGVMAPERRKEVANLGFKAVLAATLANLMSATLAGIFISF